The following are encoded together in the Streptomyces sp. NBC_01465 genome:
- a CDS encoding YcnI family copper-binding membrane protein: protein MNSVRRFAVAGSVAAATVLLATAPAFAHVSVQPQGAAAKGGYATVNFKVPNERDDASTTKLEVNFPTDHPLASVMPQPVPGWTATVTKSKLAKPLTVHGKQINEAVSKVTWTGGKIGPGEFQQFPLSIGALPTDTDQLVFKAIQTYSNKEVVRWIEEQKKGAEEPENPAPVLTLTAAEGDDHHATAASDDKPAATNTASASSKSSSDTTARVLGIVGIVVGVAGVAFGVLAGRRRSNA, encoded by the coding sequence ATGAATTCCGTACGCCGTTTCGCCGTCGCCGGGTCCGTTGCCGCCGCCACCGTCCTGCTCGCGACCGCCCCCGCCTTCGCGCACGTCAGCGTCCAGCCGCAGGGCGCCGCCGCCAAGGGCGGCTACGCCACCGTCAACTTCAAGGTCCCCAACGAGCGCGACGACGCCTCCACCACCAAGCTCGAGGTCAACTTCCCCACCGACCACCCGCTCGCGTCCGTGATGCCGCAGCCGGTTCCGGGCTGGACCGCCACGGTCACCAAGTCCAAGCTCGCCAAGCCGCTGACCGTGCACGGCAAGCAGATCAACGAGGCCGTCTCCAAGGTCACCTGGACCGGCGGGAAGATCGGCCCCGGCGAGTTCCAGCAGTTCCCGCTCTCCATCGGCGCGCTGCCGACCGACACCGACCAGCTGGTCTTCAAGGCCATCCAGACGTACTCCAACAAGGAGGTCGTCCGCTGGATCGAGGAGCAGAAGAAGGGCGCGGAAGAGCCCGAGAACCCGGCGCCCGTGCTCACGCTGACCGCCGCCGAGGGCGACGACCACCACGCCACGGCCGCCTCGGACGACAAGCCCGCCGCCACCAACACCGCGTCGGCGAGCAGCAAGAGCAGCAGTGACACCACTGCCCGTGTCCTCGGCATCGTCGGGATCGTCGTCGGTGTCGCAGGTGTCGCCTTCGGTGTCCTCGCCGGACGCCGCCGCAGCAACGCCTGA
- a CDS encoding copper chaperone PCu(A)C — MRRGAGAFAIAAVCGLALAGCSSDSSKPELKVSGAYMPQPVGDGEMAAGYVIVKNTGGSADKLTSVTSTLSDDISMHVTKDQKMEQVSSLPVPAKGELDLERGGNHLMFMGLKKQPKLGETVAVELHFEKTDPITVELPVKETTYNPKNS, encoded by the coding sequence GTGAGGCGCGGTGCGGGCGCCTTCGCCATAGCCGCCGTCTGCGGGCTTGCGCTGGCGGGCTGTTCCAGTGACTCGTCGAAGCCTGAGCTCAAGGTCAGCGGTGCGTACATGCCGCAGCCCGTGGGCGACGGCGAGATGGCGGCCGGCTACGTCATCGTCAAGAACACCGGCGGCAGCGCCGACAAGCTCACCTCCGTCACCAGCACGCTCTCGGACGACATCTCCATGCATGTCACCAAGGACCAGAAGATGGAGCAGGTCTCCTCGCTCCCGGTCCCTGCCAAGGGCGAACTGGACCTGGAGCGCGGCGGGAACCACCTCATGTTCATGGGGCTCAAGAAGCAGCCGAAGCTCGGCGAGACGGTGGCCGTGGAGCTGCATTTCGAGAAGACCGACCCGATCACGGTCGAACTTCCCGTGAAGGAGACCACGTACAACCCGAAGAACAGCTGA
- a CDS encoding copper resistance CopC/CopD family protein: MTATTSPLRPRLGSPYARLLLVVAAVLGALFAGAAPASAHAALTGSNPKDGEVVATAPKTVALTFSEEVAMDAKSIRVLDPTGKRADTAKLRNLSSGSTVTYGVDLHAGLPDGTYTVAWQAVSADSHPVSGAFTFSIGAPSKTSVSVDGQAVGGGLAGFLYGTARYAAYGGFIVLVGGAAFVLACWPKGAGERPLQKLVVRGWLTLTGATLALLLLRASYTGESKLSDLFDLTALKGVLETKAGAALVSRLMLLGASALFVAVLFGTYAKREDEKEKKDLTFGLAIGGAVVAAGIAATWAFAEHASTGIQPGIAMPVDVLHLLAVATWLGGLTALLVSLFRAPHIERDAVRRFSRVAFGSVVTLAATGIYQSWRQVGSWSALTGTWYGQLLMIKVGLVAVLVGVAFVSRRWTAQLTDTAAAKAATVVDPAAPEPVTVPEDPKRAAQLARQQAARTAVREKRVRDADPQRTGLRRSVLAEAGVAVVLLAVTTVLTTTEPGRTEEEAGKATSASAAVTSGPTNLSLPFDTGGAKGKGTVRIDLDPGRTGSNSLHVFVDGTDGKPYDIPEIKIAFTLKAKSIGPLPVVPEHLAVGHWSADGVQIPMAGEWRIDVTVRTSDIDQTTVSKNVKIG; the protein is encoded by the coding sequence ATGACGGCGACCACCTCTCCCCTACGTCCTCGCCTCGGATCCCCGTACGCCCGCCTGCTGCTGGTCGTGGCGGCGGTCCTCGGCGCGCTCTTCGCCGGGGCCGCGCCCGCGTCCGCGCACGCGGCGCTCACGGGGTCCAATCCGAAGGACGGGGAGGTGGTCGCCACCGCCCCCAAGACCGTCGCGCTCACCTTCTCGGAGGAGGTCGCGATGGACGCCAAGTCCATTCGCGTCCTCGACCCGACGGGCAAGCGCGCCGACACCGCCAAGCTCCGCAATCTGTCGAGCGGTTCGACGGTGACGTACGGGGTCGATCTGCACGCCGGGCTGCCGGACGGCACGTACACCGTCGCCTGGCAGGCCGTCTCCGCCGACAGCCACCCCGTCTCGGGCGCCTTCACCTTCTCCATCGGGGCGCCCTCCAAGACCAGCGTCTCGGTCGACGGACAGGCGGTCGGCGGCGGGCTCGCGGGCTTCCTCTACGGGACCGCGCGCTATGCCGCGTACGGCGGGTTCATCGTGCTCGTCGGCGGGGCCGCCTTCGTCCTGGCCTGCTGGCCGAAGGGTGCGGGCGAGCGGCCGCTGCAGAAGCTGGTGGTGCGCGGCTGGCTGACGCTGACCGGGGCGACGCTGGCGCTGCTGCTGCTCCGGGCCTCGTACACCGGTGAGAGCAAGCTGTCCGACCTCTTCGATCTGACCGCTCTGAAGGGTGTGTTGGAGACCAAGGCAGGGGCCGCGCTGGTCTCGCGGCTGATGCTGCTGGGCGCGTCCGCGCTCTTCGTCGCCGTGCTCTTCGGGACGTACGCGAAGAGAGAAGACGAGAAGGAGAAGAAGGACCTCACCTTCGGACTGGCCATCGGCGGCGCGGTCGTGGCCGCCGGGATCGCCGCCACCTGGGCGTTCGCCGAGCATGCGTCGACCGGGATCCAGCCGGGCATCGCGATGCCGGTGGATGTGCTGCATCTGCTGGCCGTGGCGACCTGGCTGGGAGGGCTGACCGCGCTGCTCGTCTCGCTGTTCCGGGCGCCGCACATCGAGCGGGACGCCGTACGGCGGTTCTCGCGGGTGGCGTTCGGGAGCGTCGTGACGCTGGCCGCGACCGGGATCTACCAGTCGTGGCGCCAGGTCGGCTCGTGGTCCGCGCTGACCGGGACCTGGTACGGGCAGCTGCTGATGATCAAGGTCGGGCTCGTGGCCGTACTGGTCGGGGTCGCCTTTGTCTCCCGGCGGTGGACCGCGCAGCTCACCGACACCGCCGCCGCGAAGGCCGCCACCGTGGTGGACCCGGCCGCTCCAGAGCCGGTGACCGTACCGGAAGACCCCAAGCGGGCCGCCCAGTTGGCGCGGCAGCAGGCCGCGCGGACGGCCGTACGGGAGAAGCGCGTACGGGACGCCGATCCGCAGCGCACCGGGCTGCGGCGCTCGGTGCTCGCCGAGGCCGGGGTCGCCGTGGTGCTGCTCGCGGTGACGACCGTACTGACGACGACCGAGCCGGGGCGCACCGAGGAGGAGGCCGGGAAGGCCACCTCCGCTTCGGCCGCCGTCACCTCGGGGCCGACCAACCTCTCGCTGCCGTTCGACACCGGCGGCGCGAAGGGCAAGGGCACGGTCAGGATCGACCTCGACCCGGGACGCACCGGCTCCAACTCGCTGCACGTCTTCGTCGACGGGACCGACGGCAAGCCGTACGACATCCCCGAGATCAAGATCGCCTTCACCCTGAAGGCCAAGTCCATCGGCCCGCTGCCGGTCGTCCCCGAACACCTCGCCGTCGGACACTGGAGCGCGGATGGCGTCCAGATCCCGATGGCCGGCGAGTGGCGTATCGACGTGACCGTACGGACCTCCGACATCGATCAGACGACGGTGTCCAAGAACGTGAAGATCGGCTGA
- a CDS encoding SCO family protein produces the protein MRKKKTLAAAALAVAAALSLAACSSDSGSSEGPPVTDVSAEAKTKAATVLDTPFTKPDLVLTDTHGKKYDLIKQTKGKPVLIYFGYTHCPDICPLTMGNLAVAKKALPKADQDKVQIVFVTTDPERDTPAALGTWLKSMDPSFVGLTGDFSTIQAGARQIGIGIDPPKKEKDGTVTSMHGAQVIAFSPKTDKGYLLYGDDASVDDYTKDLPKIIKGENP, from the coding sequence ATGCGCAAGAAGAAGACCCTCGCGGCCGCCGCCCTCGCGGTGGCGGCCGCCCTCTCGCTCGCGGCCTGCTCCTCCGACAGCGGTTCCAGCGAGGGACCGCCGGTCACCGATGTCTCCGCCGAGGCGAAGACGAAGGCCGCGACCGTACTCGACACTCCTTTCACCAAGCCGGACCTGGTCCTCACGGACACGCACGGCAAGAAGTACGACCTGATCAAGCAGACCAAGGGCAAGCCGGTCCTGATCTACTTCGGGTACACCCACTGCCCCGACATCTGCCCCCTCACCATGGGCAATCTGGCCGTCGCCAAGAAGGCGCTGCCCAAGGCCGATCAGGACAAGGTCCAGATCGTCTTCGTCACCACCGACCCCGAGCGCGACACTCCTGCCGCCCTCGGGACCTGGCTCAAGTCGATGGACCCGTCGTTCGTCGGGCTCACCGGTGACTTCTCCACCATCCAGGCGGGCGCCCGCCAGATCGGCATCGGGATCGACCCGCCGAAGAAGGAGAAGGACGGCACGGTCACCTCGATGCACGGCGCCCAGGTCATCGCGTTCTCGCCGAAGACCGACAAGGGTTATCTGCTGTACGGCGACGACGCGTCGGTCGACGACTACACCAAGGACCTCCCCAAGATCATCAAGGGGGAGAACCCGTGA
- a CDS encoding rhomboid-like protein produces MTPPPGHPEPSRPLRSWIRSTPGTHIWLLIIVITSIVIELSTEGLERFLLERNSSNIVQLSAHPVQSLLLSAFWIENPSSVLLYFVLFETFHAPVERWLGTLRWLFVVTTAHIAATLISQKIVLMSIESHRVPLRMAHVVDIGVSYGLAASIGILTYRVHGHWRWLYLAGAVAFFGIPLFTGGTFTDLGHAAALAIGLTCWPLTKKEWRRTPARGTVVEAEHDQTPPDRERSETMTESSSPSSSQQGGTGQAPE; encoded by the coding sequence GTGACGCCGCCGCCCGGGCACCCGGAGCCCTCCCGCCCCCTCAGAAGCTGGATCCGTTCCACGCCCGGCACGCACATCTGGCTGCTGATCATCGTGATCACCAGCATCGTCATCGAGCTCTCCACCGAAGGCCTGGAACGCTTCCTCCTGGAGCGCAACAGCAGCAACATCGTGCAGCTCTCCGCCCACCCCGTGCAGTCCCTGCTGCTCAGCGCGTTCTGGATCGAGAACCCGTCATCGGTCCTCCTCTACTTCGTGCTCTTCGAGACCTTCCACGCCCCGGTCGAGCGCTGGCTCGGCACGCTGCGCTGGCTCTTCGTCGTGACGACCGCGCACATCGCCGCCACCCTCATCAGCCAGAAGATCGTCCTGATGAGCATCGAGAGCCACCGGGTCCCGCTCCGGATGGCCCATGTCGTCGACATCGGTGTGAGCTACGGTCTCGCCGCCTCGATCGGCATCCTCACGTACCGCGTGCACGGCCACTGGCGCTGGCTCTACCTCGCCGGCGCCGTCGCCTTCTTCGGTATTCCGCTGTTCACCGGCGGTACGTTCACGGACCTCGGTCACGCGGCCGCCCTCGCCATCGGACTGACCTGCTGGCCGCTCACCAAAAAGGAGTGGCGTCGAACACCCGCGCGGGGCACAGTAGTTGAGGCAGAACACGACCAGACCCCACCGGACCGGGAGAGGAGCGAGACGATGACCGAGAGTTCGAGTCCGTCGAGCTCCCAGCAGGGCGGGACGGGGCAGGCACCGGAGTAA
- a CDS encoding FadR/GntR family transcriptional regulator, which produces MALRAAGRQSLVDTVVEQLRTQLAEGEWAVGDRIPTEHELAEQLGVGRNTVREAVRVLVHAGLLESLQGNGTFVRSTADPAAVLRTMRHAGALDVLELRVALEAEAARLAAVRREPGDLERLHEALRVLRGEGDRAADADMDFHRAVVESTHNAAFVEVYRFFSTQVHEVLVEALGDREMPPIDLETHRALVDAIGAGDPDAAERVARRLLQEPIDAVSALLADR; this is translated from the coding sequence ATGGCGCTGCGGGCGGCGGGACGGCAGTCCCTTGTGGACACCGTGGTCGAGCAGCTGCGGACGCAGCTGGCTGAGGGCGAGTGGGCTGTCGGGGACCGGATTCCGACCGAGCACGAGTTGGCGGAGCAGCTGGGCGTCGGGCGCAACACGGTGCGCGAGGCGGTGCGGGTGCTGGTGCACGCGGGGCTGCTCGAATCGCTGCAGGGCAACGGGACCTTCGTACGGTCGACGGCCGATCCGGCGGCGGTGCTGCGGACGATGCGGCATGCCGGGGCCTTGGACGTACTGGAGCTGAGGGTCGCGCTGGAGGCCGAGGCCGCGCGGCTGGCGGCGGTACGGCGCGAGCCGGGCGATCTGGAGCGGCTGCACGAGGCGCTTCGGGTGCTGCGGGGGGAGGGGGACCGGGCCGCTGACGCGGACATGGACTTCCACCGGGCCGTGGTGGAGTCGACGCACAACGCGGCTTTCGTGGAGGTGTACCGCTTCTTCTCCACGCAGGTGCACGAGGTGCTGGTCGAGGCGCTCGGGGACCGCGAGATGCCGCCGATCGACCTGGAGACGCACCGGGCGCTGGTCGATGCGATCGGGGCGGGGGATCCGGATGCGGCCGAGCGGGTGGCGCGGAGACTGCTGCAGGAGCCGATCGATGCGGTGAGTGCGCTGCTCGCCGACCGCTGA
- a CDS encoding serine hydrolase, with amino-acid sequence MDDDLGKKRRRRLRRTAVTALTGLAAAGVVTFAVESSSHINAEPVSKVSDKPSAASSSASASTSTSGESADAALSRALGAVAAEGSYQVAALDLDSGASVSYASGSSADTYDTASIVKVDILATLLLQAQDSGTTLTAEQQTLATSMIENSDNNATNTLWNEIGGASGLDAANQTFGLTETVAGTDGDWGLTQSTADDQVKLLQVVHGDDSPLTADSQTYIQQLMANVEADQQWGVSAAADSGTSMQLKNGWLQRSATELWDINSVGEVTVDGDSVLIAVTSSGSSTESAGIGLVETVAEAAGDAVASV; translated from the coding sequence ATGGATGACGACCTGGGAAAGAAGAGACGACGCCGGCTGCGACGGACCGCTGTGACCGCGCTCACCGGGCTGGCTGCGGCCGGAGTGGTGACGTTCGCGGTGGAAAGTTCCTCGCACATCAACGCGGAGCCGGTCTCCAAGGTCAGTGACAAGCCTTCGGCCGCTTCCAGCTCCGCCTCCGCCTCGACCTCCACCTCTGGAGAGTCCGCCGACGCCGCGCTGTCGCGCGCGCTGGGCGCGGTGGCAGCGGAGGGCAGCTATCAGGTGGCGGCGCTGGATCTCGACTCCGGTGCGTCGGTTTCGTACGCGAGCGGCAGCAGTGCCGACACGTACGACACCGCGAGCATCGTGAAGGTCGACATCCTGGCGACGCTGCTGCTGCAGGCGCAGGACAGCGGGACCACGCTCACCGCCGAGCAGCAGACCCTCGCGACCTCGATGATCGAGAACAGCGACAACAACGCGACCAACACGCTCTGGAACGAGATAGGCGGGGCGTCCGGTCTGGACGCCGCCAACCAGACCTTCGGGCTGACGGAGACCGTCGCCGGGACGGACGGCGACTGGGGTCTGACGCAGTCGACCGCCGACGACCAGGTGAAGCTGCTGCAGGTGGTGCACGGGGACGACTCCCCGCTGACTGCGGACTCGCAGACGTACATCCAGCAGCTGATGGCGAATGTCGAGGCCGACCAGCAGTGGGGCGTTTCGGCCGCTGCCGACAGTGGGACCTCGATGCAGCTGAAGAACGGGTGGCTGCAGCGGTCCGCCACCGAGCTGTGGGACATCAACTCGGTCGGCGAGGTGACCGTGGACGGGGACTCGGTGCTGATCGCGGTCACGTCGAGTGGATCGTCGACGGAGAGCGCCGGCATCGGCCTGGTGGAGACCGTCGCCGAGGCGGCGGGGGACGCGGTCGCGTCGGTGTAG
- the efeB gene encoding iron uptake transporter deferrochelatase/peroxidase subunit, giving the protein MSDISRRRLLGTAGAVGAGGLVIGAAGYAAAESDPPAALTSLGSTGVAFTGGAHQAGITEPAQSTGHLVAFDLAAGAGRTQAAALLRRWSASARSLMAGDPVGDTDTDIALDAGPSSLTVTFGFGRSFFDRTGLTAQRPSQLDPLPDFSGDRLDAKRSGGDLWVQIGANDALVAFHALRQLQKDAGSAARVRWQMNGFNRAPGATASPMTARNLMGQIDGTGNPKESDDDFAARIFVPASGQPAWMAGGSYAVVRRIRMLLDSWEHLSTHQQEQVIGRRKKDGAPLSGGTETTEMDLDKRGTDGKLLVPSDAHARISAPEQNGGAAMLRRPFSYHDGVSADGTPDAGLLFVCWQADPLKGFVPVQRKLDRGDALSAFVRHESSGLFAVPGGPKAGEYVGQRLLEG; this is encoded by the coding sequence ATGAGCGACATCTCCAGGAGGCGGCTCCTCGGGACCGCGGGCGCGGTGGGCGCGGGCGGGCTGGTCATCGGCGCTGCGGGCTACGCCGCGGCCGAGTCGGACCCGCCGGCCGCACTCACCTCACTGGGGTCGACGGGCGTCGCCTTCACGGGCGGTGCGCACCAGGCGGGCATCACGGAGCCCGCGCAGTCCACCGGCCACCTCGTCGCCTTCGACCTGGCGGCGGGCGCGGGACGGACGCAGGCCGCGGCACTGCTGCGGCGCTGGTCGGCGAGCGCGCGCTCACTGATGGCGGGCGATCCGGTCGGCGACACGGACACCGACATCGCGCTGGACGCGGGCCCGTCCTCGCTGACCGTCACCTTCGGCTTCGGCCGCTCCTTCTTCGACCGTACGGGCCTGACCGCGCAGCGCCCGTCGCAGCTCGACCCGCTGCCCGACTTCTCCGGCGACCGCCTCGACGCGAAGCGCTCGGGCGGCGACCTCTGGGTGCAGATCGGCGCCAACGACGCGCTGGTCGCCTTCCACGCCCTGCGCCAACTGCAGAAGGACGCGGGCTCGGCGGCCCGGGTCCGCTGGCAGATGAACGGCTTCAACCGGGCGCCGGGCGCCACGGCGTCCCCGATGACCGCACGGAATCTGATGGGGCAGATCGACGGGACGGGCAACCCGAAGGAGTCGGACGACGACTTCGCGGCGCGGATCTTCGTGCCCGCGTCGGGGCAGCCGGCGTGGATGGCGGGCGGTTCGTACGCCGTCGTACGCCGGATCCGGATGCTCCTCGACAGCTGGGAGCACCTCTCCACGCACCAGCAGGAGCAGGTCATCGGGCGGCGGAAGAAGGACGGCGCCCCTCTTTCGGGTGGTACCGAGACCACCGAGATGGACCTCGACAAGCGGGGCACGGACGGGAAACTCCTCGTCCCCTCCGACGCCCACGCACGGATTTCGGCGCCGGAGCAGAACGGCGGGGCCGCGATGCTGCGCCGCCCGTTCTCGTACCACGACGGTGTCTCGGCGGACGGGACACCCGACGCCGGGCTGCTCTTCGTCTGCTGGCAGGCGGATCCGCTGAAGGGCTTCGTGCCGGTGCAGCGGAAGCTCGACCGGGGCGATGCGCTGTCGGCCTTCGTACGGCACGAGTCGAGCGGCCTTTTTGCCGTACCGGGCGGGCCGAAGGCCGGGGAGTACGTGGGGCAGCGGCTTCTCGAAGGGTGA
- the pheA gene encoding prephenate dehydratase, giving the protein MSATRFTYLGPEGTFTEAALRTLPEAATRELVPMVSVPAALDAVRNGEAAAALVPIENSVEGGVTATLDELAGGEPLMIYREVLLPIAFALLVRPGTKLSDVKTVTGHPVAQPQVRNWLRANLPEALWESAASNADGARLVQEGRYDAAFAGEFAAATYGLVPLVTEIHDAENAETRFVLVGRPARPASPTGADKTSVVLWQREDHPGGLMELLQEFAIRGVNLMLLQSRPTGAGIGNYCFAIDAEGHIADRRVGEALMGLKRICPEVRFLGSYPRAGVAPGDVRETLPGTSDAAFMAAADWLARSQDGRA; this is encoded by the coding sequence ATGTCAGCCACGCGCTTCACCTATCTGGGTCCTGAAGGCACTTTCACCGAGGCGGCACTGCGCACGCTCCCCGAGGCCGCCACCCGGGAGCTCGTCCCGATGGTGTCGGTGCCGGCCGCGCTGGACGCGGTACGGAACGGGGAGGCCGCGGCAGCGCTCGTACCGATCGAGAACTCCGTGGAGGGCGGCGTCACCGCGACCCTCGACGAACTCGCGGGCGGCGAGCCGCTGATGATCTACCGCGAAGTGCTGCTGCCGATCGCCTTCGCGCTGCTGGTGCGGCCCGGGACGAAGCTCAGCGACGTGAAGACGGTGACCGGGCACCCGGTCGCCCAGCCGCAGGTGCGCAACTGGCTGCGGGCGAACCTCCCCGAGGCGCTGTGGGAGTCGGCCGCTTCGAACGCGGACGGCGCGCGGCTCGTGCAGGAGGGGCGGTACGACGCCGCCTTCGCCGGGGAGTTCGCGGCGGCGACGTACGGGCTCGTGCCGCTGGTGACCGAGATCCATGACGCGGAGAACGCCGAGACCCGGTTCGTGCTGGTCGGGCGGCCCGCGCGGCCCGCTTCGCCGACCGGGGCGGACAAGACGTCGGTCGTGCTGTGGCAGCGCGAGGACCACCCCGGTGGGCTGATGGAGCTGCTGCAGGAGTTCGCGATCCGCGGGGTCAACCTGATGCTGCTGCAGTCCCGGCCGACCGGGGCCGGCATCGGCAACTACTGCTTCGCCATCGACGCGGAGGGGCACATCGCGGACCGGCGGGTCGGTGAGGCGCTGATGGGGCTCAAGCGGATCTGCCCGGAGGTGCGGTTCCTGGGGTCGTATCCGCGGGCGGGGGTCGCGCCCGGCGACGTACGGGAGACGCTGCCGGGGACGTCGGACGCCGCGTTCATGGCGGCCGCCGACTGGCTGGCGCGGAGCCAGGACGGGCGGGCCTGA
- a CDS encoding HAD family hydrolase, with protein sequence MSTSPGTLPYKLIATDLDGTLLRSDDTVSARTRDALAAVTAAGAAHIIVTGRAVPWTRHILDDLGYEGLAVCGQGAQLYHAGEHRLLTSVTLDRQLAGIALAKIEAEVGPLALAASRDGLDGEVLVGPGYAVQEGPLPVVPFDDLAELWAAPLNKVYVQHPGLSDDALAQVAQQAAGGLVDVVMAGAGVVELLPLGLSKATGLSLAARRLKVTAADTIAFGDMPNDIPMFGWAAHGVAMSNAHEALLAVADEVTDSNEEDGIAVVLERMLTSA encoded by the coding sequence GTGAGCACTTCCCCCGGCACTCTCCCGTACAAGCTGATCGCGACCGATCTCGACGGGACGCTGCTGCGGTCCGACGACACGGTCTCGGCCCGTACGCGTGACGCACTCGCCGCTGTGACGGCGGCGGGTGCGGCGCACATCATCGTCACGGGGCGGGCCGTCCCGTGGACCCGGCACATCCTCGACGACCTCGGTTACGAGGGGCTCGCAGTCTGCGGTCAGGGCGCGCAGCTCTACCACGCTGGCGAGCACCGACTGCTGACCTCCGTCACCCTGGACCGGCAGCTCGCCGGGATCGCGCTGGCCAAGATCGAGGCCGAGGTCGGGCCGCTGGCGCTCGCCGCGAGCCGGGACGGGCTCGACGGGGAAGTGCTGGTCGGCCCGGGTTACGCCGTACAGGAGGGGCCGCTTCCGGTCGTTCCGTTCGACGATCTGGCCGAGCTGTGGGCGGCGCCGCTCAACAAGGTCTACGTCCAGCACCCGGGGCTGAGCGACGACGCGCTGGCGCAGGTCGCGCAGCAGGCGGCCGGGGGTCTGGTGGACGTGGTCATGGCGGGTGCCGGAGTCGTGGAGCTCCTGCCGCTGGGGCTGTCCAAGGCGACCGGTCTCTCGCTGGCCGCGCGGCGACTGAAGGTCACCGCGGCGGACACCATCGCGTTCGGGGACATGCCGAACGACATCCCGATGTTCGGGTGGGCGGCGCACGGGGTCGCGATGTCCAATGCGCACGAGGCGCTGCTGGCCGTGGCGGACGAGGTCACCGACTCCAATGAGGAGGACGGTATCGCCGTGGTGCTGGAGAGAATGCTCACAAGCGCCTGA
- the serS gene encoding serine--tRNA ligase, whose product MIDLRLLREDPDRVRASQRARGEDVALVDALLSADERRRSSGLRFDELRSEQKSLGKLIPKAQGEEKAELLKKTGVLSAAVKAADAEQNEADEETKRLLLLLGNIVHTDVPVGGEEDFVVLETHGTIRDFESEGFEAKDHLELGEALGAIDVERGAKVSGSRFYYLTGIGALLELALVNAAIAQATEAGFIPMLTPALVRPRAMEGTGFLGQAAENVYHLEKDDYYLVGTSEVPLAAYHMDEIIDADKLPLRYAGFSPCFRREAGTYGKDTRGIFRVHQFDKVEMFSYVHPDEAEAEHQRLLEWEKQWLTGLELPFQVIDVATGDLGSSASRKFDCEAWIPTQGRYRELTSASNCDGFQARRLSVRMREDKKVQPLSTLNGTLCAVPRTIVAILENHQLADGSVRVPEVLRPYLGGREILEPLAK is encoded by the coding sequence GTGATTGACCTTCGCCTGCTCCGTGAGGACCCCGACCGTGTTCGCGCCTCCCAGCGCGCCCGTGGAGAGGACGTCGCGCTCGTCGACGCCCTGCTCTCCGCCGACGAGCGGCGCAGGTCGTCCGGACTCCGCTTCGACGAACTCCGCTCCGAGCAGAAGTCGCTCGGCAAGCTCATCCCCAAGGCCCAGGGGGAGGAGAAGGCCGAGCTCCTGAAGAAGACCGGTGTTCTCTCCGCCGCCGTGAAGGCCGCGGACGCCGAGCAGAACGAGGCGGACGAGGAGACCAAGCGTCTGCTGCTGCTCCTCGGCAACATCGTCCACACCGATGTCCCGGTCGGCGGCGAGGAGGACTTCGTCGTCCTCGAGACGCACGGCACCATTCGTGACTTCGAGAGCGAAGGGTTCGAGGCCAAGGACCACCTGGAGCTCGGCGAGGCGCTCGGCGCCATCGACGTCGAGCGCGGTGCGAAGGTCTCCGGCTCGCGCTTCTACTACCTGACGGGCATCGGCGCTCTCCTCGAGCTCGCGCTGGTCAACGCGGCGATCGCGCAGGCCACCGAGGCCGGGTTCATCCCGATGCTCACGCCGGCGCTGGTGCGCCCGCGCGCCATGGAGGGGACGGGCTTCCTCGGCCAGGCCGCCGAGAACGTCTACCACCTGGAGAAGGACGACTACTACCTCGTCGGTACGTCCGAGGTGCCCCTCGCCGCGTACCACATGGACGAGATCATCGACGCGGACAAGCTGCCGCTGCGGTACGCGGGCTTCTCGCCGTGCTTCCGCCGCGAGGCAGGTACGTACGGGAAGGACACCCGGGGCATCTTCCGGGTGCACCAGTTCGACAAGGTCGAGATGTTCTCGTACGTCCACCCGGACGAGGCCGAGGCCGAGCACCAGCGGCTCCTGGAGTGGGAGAAGCAGTGGCTGACCGGACTTGAGCTGCCCTTCCAGGTGATCGACGTGGCGACCGGCGACCTCGGCTCCTCGGCCTCGCGGAAGTTCGACTGCGAGGCGTGGATCCCGACGCAGGGCAGGTACCGCGAGCTGACGTCGGCATCCAACTGCGACGGCTTCCAGGCGCGGCGGCTCTCGGTCCGTATGCGCGAGGACAAGAAGGTCCAGCCGCTCTCGACGCTCAACGGCACGCTCTGCGCGGTGCCGCGGACGATCGTGGCGATCCTGGAGAACCACCAGCTGGCCGACGGGTCGGTGCGCGTGCCTGAGGTCCTCAGGCCGTACCTCGGGGGACGCGAGATTTTGGAGCCCCTGGCCAAGTGA